A genomic region of Gemmatimonadota bacterium contains the following coding sequences:
- a CDS encoding nuclear transport factor 2 family protein, with protein sequence MSVGQARAQMPEAGQVRETVTRFFDAMRAGDGDGLASLFHPDATMKSVSVVEGQARVNHAEVARFTDQVGAPRTQLWDERISNLEMRVDGPLATAWMDYSFYADETFGHCGVNAFELLRSEEGWLVLGITDTRRNTGCADEAAR encoded by the coding sequence ATGTCCGTGGGCCAGGCCCGCGCGCAGATGCCGGAGGCCGGGCAAGTCCGTGAGACGGTGACTCGTTTCTTCGACGCAATGCGTGCGGGCGACGGCGATGGCCTGGCATCTCTCTTCCACCCCGACGCGACGATGAAGTCGGTATCCGTGGTGGAAGGCCAGGCCCGCGTGAATCACGCAGAAGTGGCGCGATTTACGGACCAGGTGGGCGCCCCGCGCACCCAGCTTTGGGACGAGCGAATCTCCAATCTGGAGATGCGCGTGGATGGGCCGCTCGCCACCGCCTGGATGGACTATTCGTTTTACGCCGATGAGACCTTCGGTCACTGCGGAGTGAACGCCTTCGAGCTCCTCCGCTCCGAGGAGGGCTGGCTGGTGCTCGGCATCACCGACACGCGTCGGAACACCGGTTGCGCCGACGAAGCCGCACGATGA
- a CDS encoding alpha/beta hydrolase domain-containing protein, protein MPRHRPERRIPLAASTLVALSVFATCVEGQEPGRAELSGPITGGQRGTAFGALGGAALPAGYAESEWFLSGIASSYEKVGTWGLDGRWDAVPAGTEPFAIRLLIRRPIEASAFNGVVVVEWLNVTAQSEGAADYSQMAEELVREGYAWVGVGAQSVGVNAAGTGLKAWDPERYGALSHPGDRFSYDIFSLAARALRVTPESGHPLAGLRVGHLVATGRSQSAFRLVTYVNAIHPREGLFDGYFIHSRGANASGLTAEGMGADAERPIPPGARIRTDLDVPVFDLQTEGDMVALRSHLTRQPPGDQYRRWEIAGAAHAEVPRWIIEEPPPLSTGPGCALPVNAAPHDAIVKAGLRAFSRWVTAGQVPAQSPEIELGDPNAEDPIVRDEYGNALGGIRLPHLEAPTATLDGRRNSVAPPAPPGQNFCFLFGATEAFSADTLREMYPNREAFLTPYIAAVDALERDGYLLPPEAEAARRAAVDSTIGL, encoded by the coding sequence ATGCCCCGCCACCGACCCGAACGCCGAATTCCCCTTGCCGCCTCGACTCTTGTCGCCCTGAGCGTCTTCGCGACCTGTGTCGAAGGGCAAGAGCCCGGCCGCGCCGAGCTCAGCGGACCCATCACTGGGGGCCAGCGAGGCACGGCCTTCGGCGCGCTTGGCGGCGCGGCGCTCCCGGCAGGATACGCCGAGTCCGAGTGGTTCCTCTCCGGAATCGCATCGTCTTATGAAAAAGTCGGGACCTGGGGACTCGACGGCCGCTGGGACGCCGTTCCCGCCGGGACCGAGCCCTTCGCGATTCGACTTCTGATTCGGCGCCCCATCGAAGCGTCGGCCTTCAACGGCGTGGTCGTCGTCGAGTGGTTGAACGTCACGGCCCAGTCCGAGGGTGCGGCCGACTACTCGCAGATGGCCGAAGAGCTGGTTCGCGAGGGGTATGCCTGGGTCGGTGTGGGCGCGCAGTCGGTCGGCGTGAACGCCGCGGGAACCGGACTGAAGGCGTGGGATCCCGAGCGGTATGGGGCGCTCTCCCACCCCGGAGACCGCTTTTCATACGACATCTTTTCGCTGGCGGCCCGCGCACTCCGCGTCACGCCGGAAAGCGGTCATCCCCTCGCCGGACTCAGGGTGGGCCATCTCGTCGCCACGGGCCGGTCGCAATCGGCTTTTCGGCTGGTCACCTACGTGAACGCGATCCATCCGCGGGAGGGCCTCTTCGACGGGTACTTCATTCACAGCCGAGGGGCGAACGCCTCGGGGCTGACCGCAGAGGGAATGGGCGCTGACGCGGAGAGGCCGATTCCTCCGGGCGCACGCATCCGGACCGACCTCGACGTTCCCGTCTTCGACCTTCAGACCGAGGGGGATATGGTCGCCCTCCGGTCGCACCTCACTCGCCAGCCGCCCGGAGACCAATACCGCCGCTGGGAGATCGCGGGAGCGGCGCACGCCGAAGTCCCCCGATGGATCATCGAGGAGCCGCCTCCACTTTCGACCGGTCCGGGGTGCGCGCTTCCGGTCAACGCCGCTCCACACGACGCGATCGTGAAAGCCGGCCTTCGCGCCTTCTCGCGGTGGGTAACCGCGGGCCAGGTCCCGGCCCAGTCGCCGGAAATCGAGCTCGGGGATCCGAACGCCGAAGATCCGATCGTCCGCGACGAATACGGCAATGCTCTCGGCGGCATCCGTCTTCCCCACCTCGAAGCGCCGACGGCGACCCTCGACGGTCGCCGGAACTCGGTGGCGCCTCCCGCCCCCCCGGGCCAGAACTTCTGCTTTCTCTTTGGGGCGACAGAGGCATTCAGTGCCGACACGCTTCGGGAGATGTACCCGAACCGCGAAGCCTTTCTCACTCCGTACATCGCGGCCGTCGACGCCCTCGAGCGGGACGGCTACCTCCTCCCACCCGAGGCGGAGGCGGCGCGGCGGGCCGCCGTGGATTCGACCATCGGTCTTTAG